The following proteins are encoded in a genomic region of Bacillus sp. FJAT-22090:
- a CDS encoding YhdT family protein, protein MDPRFKIAHREALIGVGLAIAHFIWWFGFAYGLGSRPVEEYAYILGFPDWFFYSCIVGFILICVTVIVLAKFVLKDVSFEEEEEEL, encoded by the coding sequence ATGGATCCTCGTTTTAAAATTGCACATCGGGAAGCGCTAATTGGGGTTGGACTTGCGATTGCTCATTTTATATGGTGGTTTGGTTTTGCTTATGGGCTTGGATCACGACCGGTAGAAGAGTATGCTTACATTCTTGGTTTTCCGGATTGGTTTTTCTATAGTTGTATTGTAGGTTTTATTCTCATATGTGTGACGGTTATTGTTTTGGCGAAATTTGTTTTGAAGGATGTTTCGTTTGAAGAAGAGGAGGAAGAGCTGTGA
- the panF gene encoding sodium/pantothenate symporter, which yields MNIGVIIPLVIFLAIIFIIGFWSSKKLESSTGGFLQEYFLGGRELGGFVLAMTMVATYGSASSFLGGPGTAYTMGFGWVLLAMTQVVTGYFVLLILGKKFAILARRYNAITLIDFLKVRYNSTAVVLLAAISMIIFLFSAMTAQWVGGGRLIESLTGMKYTTALFIFAVSVLVYVVIGGFRAVAVTDAVQGGVMVIGTLILLIAVIIAGGGVPNIIQDLLAENPNLVTPYGNEGNLSAAYVSSFWILVGVGVVGLPQMAVRAMSYKNTRSMHRALVIGTVVTGFIMLNMHLIGIFSRTILPGVEVPDTVIPLVALKVLPAWLAGIVLAAPLAAIMSTVDSLLILVSSSIVKDVYINYLNPNANEKMVKNLSFGVTTLLGSVVFLLALNPPDLLIFLNLFAFGGLEAAFIWPVVLGLYWSYGNKYGAVASMITGIVSYIALHFYNQSNGNLFGVHTVVVPVTLSLLAYVVCSLLIKRTKYQF from the coding sequence GTGAATATAGGCGTTATTATCCCTCTTGTTATTTTTCTCGCAATTATTTTTATCATCGGATTTTGGTCTAGTAAAAAGCTGGAATCCTCTACTGGGGGATTCTTGCAGGAGTACTTTTTAGGTGGACGAGAGCTTGGCGGCTTTGTTCTGGCAATGACGATGGTTGCAACGTATGGAAGTGCTTCAAGTTTTCTTGGTGGGCCAGGAACAGCATATACGATGGGGTTTGGTTGGGTTTTGCTTGCGATGACCCAAGTAGTGACGGGTTACTTTGTTTTACTTATTTTAGGGAAGAAGTTTGCAATTTTAGCTCGACGATATAATGCCATCACGTTAATTGATTTCCTAAAGGTTCGTTATAACAGCACAGCTGTTGTGTTGCTTGCAGCAATTAGTATGATCATCTTTTTATTTTCAGCGATGACGGCACAATGGGTCGGTGGTGGTCGCTTAATCGAATCTTTGACGGGTATGAAATATACAACTGCCTTATTTATTTTTGCAGTGTCCGTATTAGTTTATGTAGTAATCGGAGGTTTCCGCGCAGTTGCGGTAACTGATGCTGTGCAAGGTGGAGTGATGGTAATTGGCACGTTGATTTTATTGATTGCCGTTATAATTGCTGGCGGCGGCGTGCCAAATATTATTCAGGACCTGCTTGCTGAAAATCCAAACCTGGTAACGCCATACGGCAATGAAGGGAACTTATCCGCAGCGTATGTGTCCTCCTTTTGGATACTTGTCGGAGTAGGAGTTGTTGGACTTCCGCAAATGGCAGTACGTGCAATGTCCTATAAAAACACTCGCTCTATGCACAGAGCACTTGTAATCGGAACGGTTGTTACTGGTTTTATTATGCTAAACATGCATTTAATCGGTATTTTTTCACGCACTATTTTACCGGGCGTAGAAGTTCCAGATACGGTGATTCCACTTGTGGCACTAAAGGTCCTTCCTGCTTGGCTTGCAGGGATTGTACTTGCTGCACCACTTGCCGCGATTATGTCGACAGTTGACTCTCTTCTTATACTAGTGAGTTCTTCTATTGTAAAGGATGTTTATATTAACTATCTGAATCCGAATGCAAACGAGAAAATGGTCAAAAATCTAAGCTTTGGGGTGACGACTCTATTAGGGTCTGTTGTATTTTTATTAGCATTGAATCCTCCTGACTTACTTATTTTCTTAAACCTTTTTGCGTTTGGTGGGTTAGAAGCAGCCTTTATTTGGCCAGTCGTCCTTGGACTTTATTGGTCTTATGGCAATAAATACGGAGCGGTAGCATCCATGATCACCGGAATTGTTTCATATATTGCTTTGCATTTTTACAATCAATCAAACGGCAATCTATTCGGTGTGCATACGGTCGTCGTGCCAGTTACCTTATCGCTACTTGCATATGTCGTTTGTAGTTTATTAATAAAGAGAACAAAATACCAATTTTAA